A part of Chanodichthys erythropterus isolate Z2021 chromosome 4, ASM2448905v1, whole genome shotgun sequence genomic DNA contains:
- the srd5a3 gene encoding polyprenol reductase: protein MHTIAIVNIIWFLLALCFIVAFCLYKFSLKLPNRLEDVFQDLIRYGKTKEQIKRPSWQLVFDVSKRCFSHFYAVSVMWNGLLLLFSIRSVVMRETLPDWLIDALCCLTGSPRDAWNELDLSVLLLQVLLWVHSFRRLLECLFVSVFSNGVIHIVQYAFGLGYYVLLGLTVLCINASLPQSGAVPFFKQLTWYHVIGTLVFIWASLLQHSSLSLLAKMRTDNSGKVETLAHKMPRGSWFELVSCPHYLAELLIYVAMIVCCGCSSLTWWLVVLYVLYSQALAAQLCHDYYRSKFETYPRQRKAFIPFVL, encoded by the exons ATGCATACAATAGCAATAGTTAATATTATATGGTTTTTGCTAGCGCTATGTTTTATTGTAGCCTTTTGCCTATAtaagttttcactgaaactCCCTAACAGGCTCGAGGACGTGTTTCAGGATTTAATCCGATATGGGAAAACTAAGGAACAGATCAAACGCCCAAGCTGGCAGCTCGTTTTTGACGTATCAAAGAG GTGTTTCTCTCATTTCTATGCGGTGTCTGTCATGTGGAATGGGCTGCTGCTACTGTTCTCCATACGTTCTGTCGTCATGAGGGAGACACTCCCTGATTGGCTAATTGACGCGCTTTGCTGTTTGACTGGCAGCCCAAGAGATGCTTGGAACG AGTTAGATCTGTCCGTTCTACTTCTACAAGTGCTACTGTGGGTCCATTCCTTTAGACGGCTGTTGGAGTGTCTCTTTGTCAGCGTATTCTCTAATGGTGTGATCCATATAGTCCAGTACGCATTTGGTTTGGGTTACTATGTCCTACTTGGACTAACTGTCCTGTGTATAAATGCCTCTCTGCCACAATCAG GTGCTGTTCCTTTCTTTAAACAGCTCACATGGTATCATGTAATCGGGACTCTTGTTTTCATCTGGGCATCACTCCTCCAGCACTCGTCCCTCTCACTGCTGGCCAAGATGAGGACTGACAACTCGG GTAAAGTAGAGACTCTGGCCCACAAGATGCCACGTGGGAGCTGGTTTGAGCTAGTGTCTTGTCCGCATTACCTGGCTGAGCTTCTGATTTATGTTGCCATGATTGTCTGTTGTGGCTGCAGTTCATTAACCTGGTGGCTGGTGGTACTGTATGTGCTCTATAGCCAGGCATTGGCTGCACAGCTCTGTCATGATTACTACAGGAGCAAGTTTGAGACATATCCACGTCAACGCAAAGCTTTTATACCCTTTGTCCTGTGA